The stretch of DNA ACTTTTGGCATAAAATTAATATAATCACTTGCTACACAATGAAACTCAACTCCTTCTACTTCACCTTCTACAGCATATTTATGGCCTTCTGCATGTAAGTGTCCGTAAATACATATATCCACATTGTATTTTTTCATTATATCCACAAATTCATTAGGCTTCAACTTTGAATTAAAAGGTGGATAATGTAAAAGAACAATTTTTTTATCAATAGTTCTATCTATAGAAGATAAAGATAAATCTAATCTAATAAGCTCCCTTCTAAATACTTTTTCATCATGGGCATCAAAATCTTCCGAACCTTTTGATGCCCATCCTCTACTACCTGCTATTCCTATTTTATTATATACAAAACTATTATTCTGTAAAAAATTAATAGTTTCTAAATTTAAACCGTTCATTTTCTTTAAACCTTGCCACCAATAATCATGATTACCCTTAGACATTATTTTTTTTCCTGGAAGCTCATCTATTCTCTTTAAGTCCTCATAACTATCCTCTAGCTTCATAGCCCAAGAAATATCACCAGGAACCAAAACTAAATCATCTTCTCTTACGAGTTTTTCCCAGCTATCAAAGATTTTTTCTTCGTGGTTTATCCATTCACTACCAAATACATCCATAGGTTTTTCCTTTCGGAAATCTAAATGTAAATCACCTATAGCATATATCATCAAATCACCTCAATTAATCTTAAACCTTAACTTCAACTATCAAGTGGCTTAAATTACAGTTTTATAAAGGTTCATGTATCACATTAAGTTATATTTCTATAAGATTATAATCTATATTTAATTCTTCTAAAATTTCTCCTTCTCTTTCATGACATGTAAATAAAATCACCTGTCTTTCCTTGCTTTTTTCTCCTAATAGCTCTAAAACATTGGTAAGCCTTTTACTATCATATTGAATAAAACAGTCATCTAATATTAATGGAATCTTCCTTTCAGTTATAATATCAATTATTGCAAATCTTGTAGCAAAATACAATTGATCAATTGTACCTCCACTTAAACTATGAATATTTTTAATTTCTCCATTCTCTGGTTCTACTGCTACAATATCTATACTTTGGTTAATCTTAATATTATCATACTTATTTGTTATCTTTTGGACTAAATGACTAACTTCTTTATTTAAAGTTGGGGCAAACTCTTTATGCACATTTTTAGATATATCTTCTATTGTATCTTTTGCTAAATTAATAGAGGCTAATTTATCTTCATAATATTTTTTCTCTATCTTTAAACTTTCTATTTTTTCATCTATTTCTACTAAAGGTGTAAATTCACCAGATTTTAAAAAAGTACTTTCTTCTAATTTTGCTATATTAATTTTTTTACTGTTTATATCGTCTTCTATTTCCTTAAAGTCCTTCTTTAAACTCTCTATATCTTCCATACTTAAATTATTTTCTATACTTAAATTATTTCCTTTAATTTCAGCTTTTAAATCTTCAAATTTCTCATTATCTAATGTTTTTTCTAGATTTAAATAATTTAATTTTAAGCTCCCATTTATCTTATCTAATTTCTCTTTATTATTTAATCCTTCTTTAAACTCTTCTAAACTACTAGAATTATTTTTTTCTAATAAAAAGTTCATTTTATTTAATATAATAATTTTATCCTCTCTATCTTCTTTTAAATTATCAGTATATCCTTTCTCATC from Tissierellales bacterium encodes:
- a CDS encoding metallophosphoesterase codes for the protein MIYAIGDLHLDFRKEKPMDVFGSEWINHEEKIFDSWEKLVREDDLVLVPGDISWAMKLEDSYEDLKRIDELPGKKIMSKGNHDYWWQGLKKMNGLNLETINFLQNNSFVYNKIGIAGSRGWASKGSEDFDAHDEKVFRRELIRLDLSLSSIDRTIDKKIVLLHYPPFNSKLKPNEFVDIMKKYNVDICIYGHLHAEGHKYAVEGEVEGVEFHCVASDYINFMPKVII